The following DNA comes from bacterium.
GCCGACCTGGGCTTGTTCCTGGGAAGCACCCAGCCGGCCCCCACCGGTGACCTGGTGATCATGGTCACTGCCGGAAACGAGACCGGGTTGTTGGTGGAAGAGATCGGCCCCATCGTGGACATTCCCCTTGATTCCCTGATCTCGGTGGACAAGAATTTCATTCCGGACCAGGAAAAAGTACTGCAGGCTTTTGAACACCAGGGGAAGCTGGTATTTTTAATCGAGACCAGGGCTTTGATCAAACAGCTGGCCCAGTGATCTAAATAGGTGATCTGACCTGTGTTTTGGGCCATAACCCCGGAACCGGAAAACAAAATCATACAAGCCAAAAATCGCGGAGATTGATACATTATGAACAACAGATCCAAATGGCAGAGCCTTTACGCCTGGGCGGTAACTGCCCTGGGCCTGGGCTTGCTGTTCTATATGCTGAAAGGCGGGATAGGGGTGCCGCTATGGCTGCTGCTGACCCTTTTGGCTATAGGCACCGGGAGCCAGTGGTTTACCGTGGCCCTGCCCGGCGGAGTGCATGTCTCACTGGACCTGGTAATGGTCTACTTCACTTTTCTGGTCTGGGGTCCGGCCCCGGCGGTACTGGTCATTGCCGTCAGCTCCATCTTCCACCAGATCAGGCGGAAAAAGCCCTGGCAAAGGGTCTTCTTTATCGGGGGTCAGTTCGTAATGGCCACGTTTTTGATGTCCCAGGCTTTCATCCTGCTTAATGGCCGGGGCGGGGCCGATGTCCTGGGGTGGCTCAATATTCCGGTATTGATAGGCGTTTTGCTGGTTTATGTTGTGGTCAATGATTTTATGGTGGGAAGTTACCATGTGATCACCGGCGACTTCGGCTGGTCCGAAACCCTGAACATGGCCATGGCCGACCTGAAGATCAATCTGATCCTGGCCCCCATCTCCATTCTGGCGGTGTTCCTCTATTCCCGGCTGGGCTGGATAGGCCTTTTGGCCATGCTGGTCCCGGCCGTGATCATCGGCTGGTCGGTGATGACCCTGCTCAAGTCACAAGAAAAAGAAAACAGCATCAGCATCGAATCCAAACTGATCTCCAGCTTCGCCATCGTTCTTTTTTCCGCCCTGACCTTGGTCACCGGCATAGTGCTGGTGACGATGTTCAATGCGCTGACCGGATTCTTGCAGCAGGAAATGCTGGTAAGCGACCAGGCCCAATTCTACGCCGATATCATTACTCCTCTTTTCCAGAAAATGCTGACCAACGTGGTGGTTTTACTGCTGATTACTTTCCTGGTGGTCATCTTTTTGATCCGGAACATGATCCGCCGGATGGTCTCCCAGCCCATCGGCCAGCTGGGCGACATGCTGAAGGACCTGGCCGAAAGCTCGGCCGATCTCACCCGCCGGGTGCAGTATTCGGCCAATGATGAAATAGGCAGGCTGGGACTTCATTTTAACAGTTTTGCCGCCCGGCTGGAAGAACTGGTCCGGATAGTTATGAACACAGCCAACAACGTGGCCGCCACCTCCGAGGAACTGGCGGCATCCACCCAGGAGATGAGCGCTTCACAGCAGGAGATCTCCGCCACCCTGCAGAGGGTCTCCCAGGGATCGGTCACCCAGGTCTCATCGGTCAAGGAGACCAAGGATGCCATCAACGAAATATCCTCCTCGGTGGACGAAGTGAATTTGAGCGCCCAGGAAGCGGCCAAATCGGCCAGCCAGGCTTTGGGCATGGCTTCGGAGGGCGAGCGGGCCATGACCGCCATCACCGAACAGATGGGCAAGATC
Coding sequences within:
- a CDS encoding chemotaxis protein CheW, whose product is MGETDGKALIVRSGAEFYALNMMAVQEVVYHPDITFLPRCSGCITGMCLWQDKQVPVADLGLFLGSTQPAPTGDLVIMVTAGNETGLLVEEIGPIVDIPLDSLISVDKNFIPDQEKVLQAFEHQGKLVFLIETRALIKQLAQ
- a CDS encoding methyl-accepting chemotaxis protein, which encodes MNNRSKWQSLYAWAVTALGLGLLFYMLKGGIGVPLWLLLTLLAIGTGSQWFTVALPGGVHVSLDLVMVYFTFLVWGPAPAVLVIAVSSIFHQIRRKKPWQRVFFIGGQFVMATFLMSQAFILLNGRGGADVLGWLNIPVLIGVLLVYVVVNDFMVGSYHVITGDFGWSETLNMAMADLKINLILAPISILAVFLYSRLGWIGLLAMLVPAVIIGWSVMTLLKSQEKENSISIESKLISSFAIVLFSALTLVTGIVLVTMFNALTGFLQQEMLVSDQAQFYADIITPLFQKMLTNVVVLLLITFLVVIFLIRNMIRRMVSQPIGQLGDMLKDLAESSADLTRRVQYSANDEIGRLGLHFNSFAARLEELVRIVMNTANNVAATSEELAASTQEMSASQQEISATLQRVSQGSVTQVSSVKETKDAINEISSSVDEVNLSAQEAAKSASQALGMASEGERAMTAITEQMGKIDDTMTRLSFVIGGLEKKTGEISQITELISAVAWRTNLLALNAAIEAARAGESGRGFAVVAGEVKKLAERTASATKQIDGLIKEIQSETIQTVSAMREGLVEVGNGKQLAENGNKAFFQIIETVKNSSEGSLKISQTTEGQVEGAKRIVLAIEQVEAVAEETASGMEQTAAAHQEQMASMEEMTASAQELARAAEEMKRLVGNFTVKEGQGK